A window of Fluoribacter dumoffii NY 23 contains these coding sequences:
- a CDS encoding thioredoxin family protein: MTVLNTTTAEFQSLIDENEIVFIDFWADWCAPCKQFSKAYEQVAEEFPNIKFAKVNIEAEQQLSDFFEIRSIPHLMVFKEGIVVYSNAGSMPASTLKELVEQAVAVDVSAIKAELQKEGKP; the protein is encoded by the coding sequence ATGACTGTCCTCAATACAACCACCGCAGAGTTCCAATCTTTAATTGATGAAAATGAAATTGTATTCATTGATTTTTGGGCAGACTGGTGTGCGCCGTGTAAGCAATTTTCCAAGGCTTACGAACAGGTGGCGGAGGAGTTTCCAAATATAAAATTTGCAAAAGTAAACATTGAGGCAGAACAGCAGCTTTCTGATTTTTTTGAAATACGCTCAATTCCCCATTTGATGGTTTTTAAAGAGGGGATAGTTGTCTATTCGAATGCTGGCAGTATGCCAGCTTCAACCCTAAAAGAATTAGTGGAACAAGCAGTAGCCGTAGATGTCAGTGCAATAAAAGCGGAGCTTCAGAAGGAGGGTAAGCCGTAA
- a CDS encoding LirA/MavJ family T4SS effector, giving the protein MTVELIRIGAEDTNNYEQDLEDFGYGGLDNSIKEDIIAVWKFLCNEELVLNGLKKFSASYFDFCQKEKKSLRQFFDDWGGNNYFNNPHSAEIDNQFQTSPQFQYPKHTPVLYGELTAELFYNSLLKNGFLSADAGAGPVHGKWTHSIQFFILEEARKAGILRLNSKNISNFIQTISQIKGSFESFSLWNILFDSFDEHIFTYPNNITYALSNPSDPSDAAKYLANKLNSYTEKFNRIGTAEKCYDAYVKRKYLTRLHEASYIFYKDKCALLWFAPKDKPKNSLEHLISKDEQKFEV; this is encoded by the coding sequence ATGACTGTGGAACTTATACGAATTGGCGCAGAAGATACAAACAACTATGAGCAGGACTTAGAGGATTTTGGGTATGGAGGTTTAGACAACTCCATTAAAGAAGATATTATCGCGGTATGGAAATTCCTTTGTAATGAGGAACTTGTATTAAATGGATTAAAGAAATTTTCAGCCTCCTATTTTGATTTTTGTCAAAAGGAAAAAAAGTCCTTACGCCAATTTTTCGATGACTGGGGAGGTAACAATTATTTCAATAATCCACACTCTGCTGAAATCGATAACCAGTTCCAAACGAGTCCCCAATTTCAATATCCAAAACACACACCTGTTTTGTATGGCGAACTAACGGCTGAACTTTTTTATAACTCTTTATTAAAAAATGGTTTTTTATCGGCTGATGCCGGTGCTGGTCCAGTGCATGGCAAATGGACTCATAGCATTCAATTTTTTATTCTGGAAGAGGCGCGTAAAGCAGGGATTTTGCGCCTGAACTCAAAAAATATTAGTAATTTTATACAAACTATTTCACAAATTAAGGGCTCTTTCGAGTCATTCAGTTTGTGGAATATCCTTTTTGATTCATTTGATGAGCATATTTTTACTTATCCCAATAATATAACCTATGCTTTATCCAACCCATCGGATCCTTCAGATGCAGCTAAGTATTTAGCAAACAAACTGAATTCCTATACAGAGAAGTTTAATCGAATTGGAACAGCAGAAAAATGCTATGATGCTTACGTCAAGCGCAAATATTTAACTCGCTTGCACGAAGCCAGTTATATTTTTTATAAAGATAAATGCGCTTTATTATGGTTTGCGCCCAAAGATAAGCCGAAAAATAGTCTTGAACACTTGATTTCCAAAGATGAACAGAAGTTTGAAGTTTAA
- a CDS encoding MFS transporter gives MTEPLIPITKRQALIFTCFFVMYEFLTYIANDMIMPGMIHVVSSFHAPESAVATSLSVYILGGASLQVLLGPLSDSYGRRPMMLLGAVLFFIFTLFIACSNSMNQFLVARFFQGMGLCFIGVIGYATIQEIFEEMDAIRLISIMANVAILAPLLGPLMGAIVIHYTSWRYIFITIALCALVTLWGLWQYMPEPIGQTKKNGELTPKTKFSTRNMLRNYKDLFTNKAFCFGTLAAGTVGIPCIAWIALAPIILIVEAKLTVIQYGLWQLPVFGATILGNWFLHKLTYKYEIKKIVYLGCFIMIVGAILTSLLPYLYGNAYYYLLPGTIIYFFALSVINAPLNRYCLFVTPVSKGTASALVSLCVMVVGAIGTEIANIFYQHHNNLHFGLYCNAVELLFLVFTVLAFLPQKNSTKDPV, from the coding sequence ATGACCGAACCCCTTATTCCTATAACAAAAAGACAAGCTCTTATATTTACTTGCTTTTTTGTTATGTATGAGTTTTTAACTTATATAGCCAATGATATGATAATGCCGGGAATGATCCATGTGGTTAGTTCCTTTCATGCCCCTGAATCTGCAGTAGCAACCTCATTAAGTGTATACATCCTTGGGGGGGCAAGTTTGCAAGTTCTTTTAGGCCCCCTTTCCGACAGTTATGGACGCAGGCCCATGATGCTTCTGGGTGCGGTTCTATTTTTTATTTTTACCCTGTTTATTGCTTGTTCCAATTCAATGAATCAGTTTTTGGTTGCCCGCTTTTTTCAAGGCATGGGCCTATGCTTTATTGGGGTAATAGGCTATGCAACCATTCAGGAAATTTTTGAAGAAATGGATGCCATTCGTTTAATCTCCATTATGGCAAATGTTGCTATTCTTGCTCCTCTATTAGGTCCTTTGATGGGAGCGATAGTGATTCATTATACCTCATGGCGCTATATCTTCATCACCATTGCGTTATGTGCCCTCGTTACCTTATGGGGATTATGGCAATATATGCCTGAGCCTATTGGCCAAACAAAGAAAAATGGAGAACTGACCCCGAAAACCAAATTCTCCACGAGGAATATGCTGAGAAACTATAAGGATTTGTTTACCAATAAAGCCTTTTGTTTTGGAACACTAGCAGCGGGCACTGTCGGCATCCCATGTATTGCCTGGATTGCATTGGCTCCCATCATTTTAATTGTCGAGGCAAAACTCACTGTAATTCAATATGGTCTTTGGCAACTTCCTGTATTTGGCGCCACCATTTTAGGTAACTGGTTTTTACATAAATTGACGTACAAATATGAAATTAAAAAGATTGTCTATCTAGGATGTTTTATTATGATTGTGGGTGCAATCTTGACATCTCTGCTTCCCTATTTATATGGAAATGCCTATTACTATTTACTTCCGGGAACAATCATCTACTTTTTTGCACTGAGCGTAATCAACGCTCCTTTAAACAGATATTGCCTTTTTGTAACTCCTGTCAGCAAGGGTACTGCATCTGCATTGGTCAGCTTATGCGTGATGGTCGTGGGTGCCATAGGGACGGAAATCGCCAATATATTTTATCAACATCACAATAACCTCCATTTTGGACTCTATTGTAATGCAGTCGAATTACTCTTTTTGGTATTTACTGTTTTAGCGTTTTTGCCGCAAAAAAATAGCACAAAGGATCCTGTTTGA
- a CDS encoding PilZ domain-containing protein yields MDTVPQINCSFPSESTLYSAYMPFVKGGGLFIRTHTNYQFGSEVKLSVKLMDEDEPYVVDGKIVWITPRGAQGNKVPGIGVQLIGENSRYICNKIETYLAGMLKSSQYTDTI; encoded by the coding sequence ATGGATACGGTACCACAAATAAATTGTTCTTTTCCTAGCGAATCAACGCTTTATTCTGCATATATGCCTTTTGTCAAAGGAGGCGGTTTATTTATTCGCACCCATACAAATTATCAATTTGGCTCCGAAGTGAAACTATCAGTCAAATTAATGGATGAAGATGAACCCTATGTCGTTGACGGTAAAATAGTCTGGATTACACCCAGAGGAGCTCAGGGGAACAAGGTTCCCGGGATAGGGGTACAATTAATTGGCGAAAACAGCCGTTATATTTGTAATAAAATAGAAACCTATTTAGCGGGCATGTTAAAATCCTCCCAATATACAGATACAATTTAG
- a CDS encoding TatD family hydrolase: MLVDSHCHLNFLDLGDFNNDIANVLTQAKANGVQHFLCVCVELSDYPQLEKLASEYPDISISVGVHPNTEMDTLVTSDLLCDLAKNPACVAIGETGLDYYRTHTDEAREIQRNRFREHIKASLESAKPLIIHTRQAAEDTIALMAEENAHKIGGVMHCFAESLDIAYKAMELNFYISFSGIVTFKNATALQDVARKIPLNRILIETDSPYLAPVPFRGKQNHPALVKYVAEAIAEIRGLSFAEVAEITTNNFYTCFKL; encoded by the coding sequence ATGCTAGTTGATTCTCACTGTCATTTGAATTTTCTCGATTTAGGTGATTTTAACAATGATATAGCAAATGTTTTGACACAAGCAAAAGCAAATGGCGTGCAACATTTTTTGTGTGTTTGCGTCGAATTAAGTGATTATCCGCAACTCGAAAAACTTGCGTCAGAGTATCCTGACATCAGTATTTCGGTGGGTGTGCATCCCAATACTGAAATGGATACTCTCGTCACCTCCGACTTGCTCTGTGATTTAGCTAAAAATCCGGCATGTGTTGCAATAGGAGAAACAGGGCTGGATTATTATCGGACTCATACTGATGAAGCCCGGGAAATACAACGTAACCGCTTTCGAGAGCACATAAAGGCGTCTTTGGAATCTGCCAAACCATTGATAATCCATACTCGCCAAGCTGCGGAGGATACAATCGCATTAATGGCTGAGGAAAATGCCCATAAAATTGGTGGGGTCATGCATTGTTTTGCTGAAAGTCTGGATATTGCATATAAAGCGATGGAACTGAATTTCTACATATCATTCTCTGGAATCGTTACTTTTAAAAATGCAACTGCCCTCCAGGACGTTGCCCGAAAAATTCCTTTAAATCGAATACTTATTGAAACGGATTCACCGTATTTAGCCCCTGTGCCTTTTCGCGGCAAGCAAAATCATCCAGCCCTGGTAAAATATGTAGCAGAAGCAATAGCGGAGATTCGCGGGCTTTCCTTTGCTGAGGTAGCTGAAATCACTACTAATAATTTTTATACTTGCTTCAAATTATAG
- a CDS encoding anhydro-N-acetylmuramic acid kinase: MTFYIGLMSGTSMDGIDAALVDVEKNTLIHGITTNYSDEVKTRMNCLLDGASTSLAAICQLNTLIGREFAYAVTELLQKTKMSAHDICAIGSHGQTVCHNIDSAVPYTLQLGCAHTISTLTQITVVADFRTRDVVLGGHGAPFAPVYHQKLFENEKNHIAVVNVGGISNITFINAREPIKGWDTGPGNCLMDAWIRKQQGREYDAGGEWAQQGEIILPLLELLMADSFIASLPPKSIGKEYFSLSWLQTSLKEEYKAVDVQKTLLAFTAKSIANTVLNEQHLVKTMYLCGGGAHNVALLHLLNELLPETQVKSIAEIGISPDYLEAMMFAWLAAKTINQTPVDLRSITGSQRPAILGAIYPVTKS, translated from the coding sequence ATGACGTTTTATATAGGGTTAATGTCTGGAACCAGTATGGATGGTATTGATGCTGCACTTGTTGATGTAGAAAAAAATACCCTGATTCATGGAATCACTACCAACTACAGCGATGAAGTGAAAACTCGTATGAATTGCTTACTTGACGGTGCAAGCACAAGTCTGGCTGCTATTTGCCAACTAAATACATTAATCGGAAGGGAGTTTGCCTATGCTGTGACAGAATTGTTGCAAAAGACAAAAATGTCAGCCCATGATATTTGTGCAATCGGCAGTCATGGACAAACTGTATGCCATAATATAGATTCTGCTGTCCCCTATACCCTACAGTTAGGTTGTGCGCATACTATTTCAACGCTGACCCAGATCACTGTTGTTGCCGACTTTAGAACCCGGGATGTCGTTTTGGGCGGCCACGGAGCTCCTTTTGCACCGGTTTATCATCAAAAATTATTCGAGAATGAAAAAAATCACATAGCAGTAGTTAACGTGGGGGGAATTAGCAATATTACATTCATTAATGCACGTGAACCGATTAAAGGTTGGGATACAGGACCCGGAAATTGCCTAATGGATGCCTGGATCCGGAAGCAGCAAGGAAGAGAGTACGATGCTGGCGGCGAATGGGCCCAACAAGGGGAAATAATTCTCCCTCTACTTGAACTATTAATGGCGGATTCTTTCATCGCCTCTTTACCCCCAAAGAGCATAGGTAAAGAGTATTTTTCTTTATCCTGGCTTCAAACCTCTTTAAAGGAAGAATATAAAGCTGTAGACGTACAAAAAACGTTACTGGCATTCACTGCCAAATCCATTGCGAATACCGTTTTAAACGAACAACATCTTGTTAAAACGATGTATTTGTGTGGTGGAGGCGCCCACAATGTTGCGCTTTTGCACCTGCTTAATGAGTTATTACCAGAAACCCAGGTCAAGAGTATAGCTGAAATTGGGATTAGTCCTGATTATTTGGAAGCAATGATGTTCGCGTGGCTGGCTGCAAAAACTATAAATCAAACTCCTGTAGATTTAAGATCCATCACTGGATCTCAAAGGCCGGCCATTCTGGGGGCAATTTATCCAGTCACTAAGTCTTAA
- a CDS encoding 3'-5' exonuclease, translated as MSILVFDIETIPDVETGRNLYDLHGLSDKDTAEAMFALRRAKVGNDFLPHYLQKICAISLVMSQGTQIKVWSLGDETSDEKELITRFFAGIDKHTPTLVSWNGSGFDLPVLHYRALLHGITAPTYWENGDNQQNFRWNNYLSRFHYRHLDLMDVIAAYQNKAFAPLDEISSMLGFPGKMGMSGSKVWEQYQAGQIKNIRDYCETDVLNTYCVFLRFELMRGILHQEEYLRLLELLKNYLSSEQEKKHLQEFLSHML; from the coding sequence ATGAGCATTCTTGTATTCGATATAGAAACCATACCCGATGTTGAAACAGGCCGTAATCTCTATGATTTACATGGGCTGTCTGACAAGGATACCGCCGAAGCAATGTTTGCATTACGTCGCGCCAAAGTCGGAAATGATTTTTTGCCTCATTATTTACAAAAAATTTGTGCCATTTCTTTAGTTATGAGCCAGGGTACACAAATTAAAGTGTGGTCCCTGGGCGATGAAACCTCCGATGAAAAGGAATTAATAACCCGTTTTTTTGCTGGAATTGACAAGCATACCCCAACTTTAGTGAGCTGGAATGGAAGTGGTTTTGATTTACCTGTTTTACATTATCGTGCGTTGCTACATGGCATTACCGCCCCTACTTACTGGGAAAATGGTGACAATCAACAAAATTTTCGCTGGAACAATTACTTAAGTCGATTTCATTATCGGCATCTTGATCTCATGGATGTGATCGCAGCTTATCAAAACAAAGCGTTTGCTCCACTTGATGAAATATCCAGTATGCTGGGGTTTCCTGGAAAAATGGGAATGAGCGGTTCTAAAGTATGGGAGCAGTATCAAGCAGGCCAAATAAAAAACATTCGTGATTATTGTGAAACTGACGTACTCAATACATATTGTGTATTTCTACGATTTGAACTTATGCGTGGTATATTGCACCAGGAAGAATATCTCCGCTTGCTGGAGTTATTAAAAAACTATTTAAGCTCTGAGCAAGAAAAAAAACACCTGCAAGAATTTTTAAGTCATATGCTCTAA
- a CDS encoding MFS transporter: MGAHYTGTTQKESSTSLVTAYFIFFLAASFYLYEFILQVAPSVMAESMMKTFGVSGEGFGFISAFYFYAYAPTQLPAGVLYDRYGPRKLMTFAIILCALGSAFFASTDSVFTACIGRFLIGIGSAFSFIGVLVLLSRWFPPYYFAILAGVAQLMSSVGAMFGEMPLAYLIQEVGWRNASFILSIVGFILAVFFWIYIRDYPHQKNQTVPEHYLRDEWKRLVAVCKHGYTWIIGGYAFAIWTPIAVFAALWGVPYLQEKFQISVVAASGLCSMIWIGIGIGSPLLGWLSDKIESRRIALIISAALGLFATLVLLYLPGLSYGWAPFILFVLGLGAGGQTVSFAVVKENNPPELVGTASGFNNLSVLIGGAIFQPLVGYILQHTNSWHLVNGVHIYSIASYQMALVVMPVCFLGSLLIAGFLLKESHPARQP, encoded by the coding sequence TTGGGCGCACATTACACAGGTACAACACAAAAAGAATCAAGCACGAGTCTCGTAACTGCTTATTTTATTTTTTTTCTGGCAGCATCATTTTATTTATATGAATTTATTCTCCAGGTAGCACCCAGTGTTATGGCGGAATCCATGATGAAAACATTTGGGGTCTCCGGAGAAGGATTTGGTTTTATATCTGCTTTTTACTTTTATGCTTACGCGCCAACCCAACTTCCGGCCGGAGTTTTGTACGATCGTTATGGCCCGCGTAAGTTAATGACATTTGCAATTATTTTATGTGCCCTGGGCTCTGCTTTTTTTGCATCAACAGATAGTGTGTTTACTGCTTGTATCGGCAGGTTTCTCATTGGAATTGGTTCTGCATTTTCATTTATTGGAGTATTAGTTCTTTTATCACGTTGGTTTCCTCCCTATTATTTCGCAATTTTGGCGGGGGTTGCTCAGTTGATGAGTTCAGTTGGTGCAATGTTTGGTGAAATGCCCTTGGCTTATTTGATTCAAGAAGTTGGCTGGCGCAATGCAAGCTTTATTCTATCAATTGTCGGTTTTATTTTAGCTGTTTTTTTCTGGATTTATATTCGGGACTATCCTCATCAAAAAAATCAGACCGTTCCAGAACATTACTTGCGTGATGAATGGAAACGTCTTGTGGCGGTTTGCAAACATGGTTATACCTGGATAATCGGAGGTTATGCCTTCGCCATTTGGACGCCGATTGCAGTTTTTGCAGCTTTATGGGGTGTTCCGTATCTGCAGGAAAAATTTCAAATCAGTGTAGTTGCTGCTTCAGGATTATGCAGCATGATTTGGATAGGAATCGGTATCGGCAGTCCGCTTTTAGGGTGGTTAAGCGATAAAATTGAAAGCCGGCGCATCGCTCTTATCATAAGTGCAGCATTGGGATTATTTGCCACATTGGTTTTATTGTATCTGCCAGGATTATCTTATGGATGGGCACCATTCATTCTGTTTGTGCTGGGTTTGGGCGCTGGAGGTCAAACCGTGAGCTTTGCAGTGGTTAAAGAAAATAATCCGCCTGAACTTGTTGGCACCGCTTCCGGTTTCAATAATCTTTCAGTTTTAATAGGTGGGGCAATATTCCAACCATTAGTAGGTTACATATTGCAACATACAAATTCCTGGCATTTGGTTAACGGAGTGCACATATACAGTATTGCAAGCTATCAAATGGCTTTAGTAGTAATGCCTGTATGCTTTTTAGGAAGTTTGCTTATTGCTGGTTTTTTACTCAAAGAATCACATCCAGCACGTCAGCCCTAA
- the adk gene encoding adenylate kinase, with protein MRLMLLGGPGAGKGTQALRLIERYQIPQISTGDMLRAAIAQGTPLGLNAKKIMETGGLVPDDIIIGLVKERLNKSDCANGFLFDGFPRTIVQADALKQAGIYLDHVIEIDVNDEEIIKRISGRRIHQPSGRVYHIENHPPKNHGVDDVTGEALIQREDDKEETVRKRLEVYRNQTAPLINYYKSWAESGAHGAPEFHSICGTGNVDDVFQKIINSIEAKEEI; from the coding sequence ATGCGATTAATGCTTTTGGGTGGGCCGGGTGCAGGAAAAGGAACCCAGGCTTTGCGGTTGATTGAACGTTATCAAATTCCGCAAATCTCCACAGGTGATATGTTGCGTGCCGCTATTGCACAAGGGACTCCTTTGGGGCTTAATGCCAAAAAAATTATGGAAACAGGTGGATTGGTACCCGATGATATTATTATTGGCTTGGTCAAAGAACGGTTAAATAAGAGTGATTGCGCCAATGGGTTTTTATTTGATGGTTTTCCCAGAACTATTGTACAGGCAGACGCTTTGAAACAAGCGGGGATTTATTTAGACCATGTGATTGAAATTGATGTTAATGATGAAGAAATCATTAAACGAATCAGTGGAAGACGAATTCATCAACCTTCCGGTCGTGTTTATCATATCGAAAACCATCCTCCAAAAAATCATGGTGTTGATGATGTCACTGGGGAAGCATTAATTCAAAGAGAAGATGATAAAGAAGAAACGGTAAGAAAACGATTGGAAGTTTATCGTAATCAAACAGCGCCTTTAATTAATTACTATAAATCCTGGGCAGAGAGTGGCGCTCATGGGGCTCCGGAATTCCATAGCATATGTGGTACTGGAAACGTGGATGATGTATTTCAAAAAATAATTAATTCAATTGAAGCTAAGGAAGAAATATGA
- a CDS encoding phosphotransferase family protein: MKWYFFGEDNGNPRINEHLMIYILSLLDSRSQFNALQVNHKWQEMVKLTKKYMDLLPVIQRVPFFSKIGLDVLRLKLMSGGMTNIVYRVQVGQNLSKIFAKIPEVKPALIESTKPQRWVLRIPGDVSLFSVSRKHESENARKASDIGLNVPIAHIEPDGLQVTQFIEGVQALDNETLKRIDILQTLACMARKLHASERFDNDTAVFERNEKLLEQLKVKNFVFPDSIDFIMEQMSHLKKLFSSYQIEMSPCHNDSTPLNYMRAHSGKQEIFYQIDWEYSSNNDFMWDLVYFAIEGKLNKEQELIYLTSYFGKEKLSESMLAWYTAYKPVVEWWITLWSWTQLANNAKAVSKEEYIKLGAERVVKTLKHFQSEEYQQAIDIIERDCLESSFTGHRPF; encoded by the coding sequence ATGAAATGGTATTTTTTTGGTGAAGATAACGGCAATCCAAGAATTAATGAACATTTAATGATCTACATACTTAGTCTACTCGATTCCAGGTCACAGTTCAATGCATTACAAGTTAACCATAAATGGCAAGAAATGGTTAAATTAACAAAAAAATACATGGACTTATTACCTGTAATTCAACGTGTGCCATTTTTTTCAAAAATAGGACTTGATGTATTAAGATTAAAATTAATGTCAGGTGGAATGACAAACATTGTATATAGGGTGCAAGTGGGTCAAAACCTATCCAAGATATTTGCAAAAATTCCAGAGGTCAAGCCAGCACTCATTGAAAGTACAAAACCTCAACGATGGGTATTACGAATCCCGGGTGATGTATCCTTGTTTTCTGTGTCACGAAAGCATGAATCAGAAAACGCTCGTAAAGCATCTGATATAGGGCTGAACGTTCCCATTGCACACATTGAACCCGATGGCTTGCAAGTGACACAATTCATTGAGGGGGTTCAGGCACTAGATAATGAAACCTTAAAGCGTATTGATATATTACAAACGTTGGCTTGCATGGCGAGAAAGTTACATGCCTCAGAACGTTTCGACAATGACACCGCTGTTTTCGAGCGCAATGAAAAATTGCTGGAACAATTAAAAGTTAAAAATTTTGTTTTCCCTGATTCAATCGATTTTATAATGGAACAAATGTCCCATTTAAAAAAATTATTTTCCTCTTACCAAATTGAAATGAGCCCATGCCATAATGATTCTACCCCTTTAAATTATATGCGGGCACATTCAGGAAAACAGGAAATTTTTTATCAAATTGACTGGGAGTATTCGAGTAATAATGATTTTATGTGGGATCTGGTGTACTTTGCTATAGAAGGAAAACTCAATAAAGAACAAGAATTGATTTATTTAACTTCTTATTTTGGAAAGGAAAAGCTCTCAGAATCCATGTTGGCATGGTATACCGCATATAAACCAGTAGTGGAGTGGTGGATAACGCTTTGGTCGTGGACTCAATTGGCAAACAATGCTAAAGCTGTAAGTAAGGAAGAGTATATAAAGTTGGGAGCCGAACGTGTTGTAAAAACTTTAAAACATTTTCAAAGCGAAGAATACCAGCAGGCCATTGATATAATCGAAAGGGATTGTCTGGAAAGCTCCTTTACCGGCCACCGGCCTTTTTAA
- a CDS encoding transglycosylase SLT domain-containing protein — MDVLLLVFNKLRIVFCLLFALVLTACVSHPPADVNNLCNIFRQYPKWYRDARDVERRWRVPIPVQMAIIHQESKFNARARPPRQKLFCIIPWKRPSSAYGYTQALHGTWNHYKQSCGGWFASRKDFADGVDFIGWYANEAYKRARIPRSDAYSLYLAYHEGIGGYQRKTYLRKSWLIQVARKVKARSQIYAMQLNSCKRRF; from the coding sequence ATGGACGTTTTATTACTCGTTTTTAATAAGTTACGAATAGTCTTTTGCTTATTATTTGCTTTGGTCCTTACTGCGTGTGTTAGCCATCCGCCTGCTGATGTCAATAATCTTTGTAATATTTTCAGACAATATCCAAAATGGTATCGAGACGCCAGGGATGTTGAACGCCGTTGGAGGGTACCTATCCCGGTACAAATGGCTATTATTCATCAGGAATCCAAATTTAATGCCCGCGCCCGACCACCGCGTCAAAAGCTCTTTTGTATTATTCCCTGGAAGAGACCTTCTTCAGCTTATGGATATACTCAGGCACTGCATGGGACATGGAATCATTATAAACAAAGTTGTGGGGGATGGTTTGCTTCCCGTAAAGATTTTGCTGATGGAGTGGATTTTATTGGTTGGTATGCAAACGAAGCATATAAACGAGCACGGATTCCACGATCTGATGCTTATTCACTTTATTTAGCCTATCATGAGGGAATAGGCGGTTATCAGCGTAAAACATATTTGAGAAAATCATGGTTGATACAAGTTGCCCGCAAAGTGAAAGCGCGTTCACAAATTTATGCAATGCAACTTAATTCATGCAAAAGAAGATTTTAA